CACCGCTCTCGCCCTTCCCTGCGGCTTTGGGCCTCGCCCACGGCTGCCATCTGCCCCCGCTGCCTTTGCGTGGCCAGCGAGGGAAAGAGGCGCGTGGAAATCCCAAAGTCCTTCCAGAACCTTCGAGGGGGCAACGCACAGAGGTGTCggggcaccccaaaacctgggGATGAACATCTTTTGGTGGCACCAGGCGCTGGTGGGGATTTGGGAAACACCCCGAGAGCGGCTTGTCCTCGTGCCCgagctgcctcagtttcccagccCGTAAAAGGCCGGTAATGACAGGGGTGATGGCTGGGGCAGCGTCTCCAAGAGCCGCCGCGAGATGCCTGGAATTGCTCTGGGTAAGCAAAGCGAGGGATTAGGCACAGATCAGGCTTTATTGGGGCTGAGcgtgcagctccagcagcaccgtGCCCGTCATGTAATGATGGCCCACGGCCGGCCCTCCCTTCGCTTCCTTCACATCCTTCACATGTTTTCACACCTGTGTCCCCAATGAGGGGATTCCATGGAATTATCTTGCAACATTATCTCTCTGATGAAGCTTGTCAGCGTGAATTCCTAATTACTTAGCTTCTTTTTTTGCCACCACCCCCTTTCCTGCAGCCCCGGGCGCTCTGGGGTGTATAAAAGAGCCGAGCTCCTTGCACAGATCCATCCACACTTCAGCACTTGACTCCTCTCATCACCCGGGTAAGTGCAGCTCCCCGAGGCCTCTTGGAgatctctttcttcctccttccatgCTTTCCCTTCCTCACacctctgctccttcctggaGTTGTTTTCCAGAAATCTCTGCCCGTCCAAGGatgtcctgctccagcctgtgcATCCCCAGCTGCGGCGTGGCCACCCCGGCACCTCTGGCTGACACCTGCAACGAGCCCTGCGTGCGGCAGTGCCCCGACTCCACGGTGGTCATCCAGCCCCCGGCCTCGGTGGTCACCTTCCCCGggcccatcctcagctccttcccgcAGCAGAGCGCCGTGGGCTCGGCCGGAGCTCCCTACGTCGGAGCCGGCTCCGGGGGCTCCTTTGGAGGCCGTGGAGGCTACGGGGGCTGGGGCTACGGGGGCTATGGAGGCTACGGAGGTTGGGGTTATGGAGGCTATGGTGGCTACGGGGGTTGGGGCTATGGAAGCCGTGGTGGCTACGGGGGTTGGGGTTGTGGCGGCTATGGGGGCTATGGGGGCTATGGGGGCCTTGGGGGCTGTGGCTAcgggggctggagcagcggcCACCGCTACCTGAACGGCAACTGTGGGCCCTGCTAAGCCCCGCGCCGAGCGCGGCCTCGGACCAaggagagctccaggagaaCCCCCGGCACATCCCGACCCGACGCTCTGCGGAAGAAAACCCCTCCGGCACGGCCGGGCTCCGCGCCTTGGGAGCCCGGTGCCAGCTGGGGAAGCGCCTCTGCCTTGTCCCTGCCCCGCCTGAGCCGCCCCACGGGGCTCCTGGTGCCCCGCTGCCGGAGACTCggccggggctgctgctgctgctgctcacccggctctgcccggggcCGGCACACGGGGAGCCCTtggccgcggccccgctcctctgcccagcccctc
This genomic stretch from Hirundo rustica isolate bHirRus1 chromosome 29, bHirRus1.pri.v3, whole genome shotgun sequence harbors:
- the LOC120764286 gene encoding claw keratin-like — its product is MSCSSLCIPSCGVATPAPLADTCNEPCVRQCPDSTVVIQPPASVVTFPGPILSSFPQQSAVGSAGAPYVGAGSGGSFGGRGGYGGWGYGGYGGYGGWGYGGYGGYGGWGYGSRGGYGGWGCGGYGGYGGYGGLGGCGYGGWSSGHRYLNGNCGPC